The Linepithema humile isolate Giens D197 chromosome 7, Lhum_UNIL_v1.0, whole genome shotgun sequence genome has a window encoding:
- the Ids gene encoding iduronate 2-sulfatase, with amino-acid sequence MFTVTCFNLIVIVLIHNTVARPNFLLIIVDDLRTTLRCYGDANAYTPNIDGLAKDSIIFNEAFAQQALCAPSRNSFLTSRRPDTLRLYDFYNYWRDTVGNYTTLPEHLKNNGYTTMSIGKVFHPGISSNGSDDSPYSWTEKPFHPYTNRYKNAPVCKTTSQSEAATNLICPVYVSAMPNKTLPDIETLREARKFIRKHRRDSNPFFLAVGFQKPHVPLKYPQRYLKYHPIQKFKMPEPYLWPDDVNNVAYNPWTDLRWRRDVAKLKLKFPWERIPEKFGKLIVQSYYAAVSYIDNMIGKLIHQLHVSMIRENTIVILTSDHGWALGEHATWSKYSNFDVAVHVPLIISIPAVTFSIDNYSEYAKSADRAKYNAAVRSGGGFGNKTDSKYMMLKYVRKIGAWKTYKNTEYIIKGEKTFPGIQQKCNKCAESGAVNSKNCRATNAVVELVDIFPTIADLAGVPIPVCQTNDQRSRNISAYRKEASNPCSEGITLLPLIKSTLRCQNTSWKEAAFSQYPRPGIQPTLHPNSDKPRLKDINIMGYTLKTSDYRYTAWIPFAHETCKPDWDIIIAEELYDHRTDRAEDFNIVASPKMLSTKKYLRSLLRKGWRNALPRSSKSQH; translated from the exons ATGTTCACCGTGACCTGCTTTAATTTAATCGTAATTGTGCTGATACACAACACCGTCGCACGTCCTAATTTCTTACTGATTATTGTCGATGATCTAAGGACCACTCTGAGATGTTACGGTGACGCAAATGCGTACACGCCGAATATAGATGGCTTGGCTAAGGACAGCATTATCTTCAACGAAGCATTCGCACAG CAAGCCTTATGCGCGCCCAGCAGGAACTCCTTCCTGACGAGCAGAAGACCAGACACTCTTCGACTTTACGATTTCTATAATTACTGGCGTGATACAGTTGGTAATTACACCACATTACCGGAACACTTGAAGAACAATGGATACACCACGATGTCCATAGGGAAGGTATTCCATCCAG GTATAAGTTCGAATGGATCCGACGACAGTCCTTATTCCTGGACTGAGAAGCCTTTTCATCCATATACAAATCGGTACAAAAATGCTCCTGTCTGCAAGACAACTTCGCAGTCAGAAGCGGCAACCAATCTC atatgtCCGGTATACGTCTCGGCCATGCCAAACAAAACATTGCCCGACATCGAGACGTTGCGAGAAGCGAGGAAATTCATACGCAAGCATAGAAGAGATTCGAATCCTTTCTTCCTGGCTGTCGGCTTTCAAAAACCTCATGTACCGCTCAAGTATCCTCAACGCTATCTAA AGTACCATCCGATACAAAAATTCAAGATGCCTGAGCCGTATCTGTGGCCAGACGACGTGAATAATGTTGCTTATAATCCCTGGACCGATCTTCGATGGAGAAGAGACGTGGCGAAGTTGAAACTGAAGTTTCCGTGGGAAAGAATACCAG agaaatttgGTAAGCTAATTGTCCAATCGTACTACGCGGCCGTGTCTTACATCGACAATATGATCGGCAAGCTCATACATCAGCTGCACGTTTCAATGATTCGAGAGAATACTATCGTAATATTAACATCTGATCACG GCTGGGCACTCGGGGAACACGCCACTTGGTCTAAATATAGCAACTTTGACGTTGCTGTGCATGTACCTCTGATAATATCGATTCCAGCAGTCACATTTAGCATTGATAATTACAGCGAATATGCAAAATCTGCAGATCGCGCGAAATATAACGCAGCAGTGAGGAGCGGTGGTGGATTTGGGAATAAAACCGACTCGAAATACATGATGTTGAAATACGTCAGAAAGATCGGCGCTTGGAAAACGTACAAAAATACGGAATACATAATCAAAGGTGAAAAGACTTTCCCGGGCATTCAACAGAAATGCAACAAATGCGCGGAGAGCGGCGCAGTGAATTCTAAAAATTGTCGAGCGACAAACGCTGTCGTGGAACTCGTCGATATATTTCCGACGATCGCAGATCTGGCAGGTGTTCCCATACCGGTGTGCCAAACTAATGATCAACGCTCGAGAAATATTTCCGCATATCGAAAGGAAGCGTCGAATCCTTGCAGCGAGGGTATCACGCTTTTACCGCTTATAAAAAGTACGCTAAGGTGTCAG AATACATCTTGGAAGGAGGCGGCGTTCAGCCAATACCCGAGACCGGGAATTCAACCTACGTTACATCCCAACAGCGATAAGCCTCGTTTGAAAGACATAAATATAATGGGTTACACTTTGAAGACCAGCGATTATCGATACACCGCGTGGATACCGTTCGCGCACGAGACGTGCAAACCAGATTGGGATATCATTATCGCAGAGGAACTGTACGATCACAGAACTGACAGAGCGGAAGATTTCAACATAGTGGCTTCGCCGAAAATGCTAAGCACGAAAAAATATCTTAGATCATTGTTAAGAAAAGGATGGAGAAATGCTCTTCCAAGATCTTCAAAATCTCAACactaa